The sequence TTATCGGCACACCTGGCTTTTACACCGCTGGCACTGAGCACGGATAGTGCGGCGGCGCAGAGTAGGGCTAACCCCGTGGCATGGGATAACCAACGGCTGGCGACCATGACACTCACCTCCGGCTCCTCTGGCCTACCCAAAGCGGCACTGCATAGCGCGGCGGCCCATTTAGCCAGTGCGGATGGCGTGTTACAGCTGATGGATTTCACGCCAACAGATAGCTGGCTGCTATCGTTACCGCTGTTTCATGTCTCAGGGCAGGGTATTGTGTGGCGCTGGTTAAGTATTGGTGCGACCTTGGTGCTGCCAGAGGGAGTGCCGCTGGCAGCAGCACTGAGTGGATGCAGCCACGCCTCGCTGGTTCCCACGCAGTTATGGCGATTATTGGCGAGTGAGGGCGCGGCGTTAACCCTAAAAGAGGTGCTGCTGGGCGGTGCGATGATCCCCACCGAGCTGACGCAACAGGCCGAGGCTCGAGGTATCCGCTGCTGGTGCGGTTATGGTTTGACTGAAGCGGCCTCTACGGTGTGCGCCAAACGCGCCGACGGCCTGCCCGGTGTGGGGGCGGCACTGGCGCGCCGTGAGGTCAAATTGGTAGAAAATGAGGTGTGGGTGAGAGCCGATTGCCTGGCCGCCGGTTATTGGCAGCAGGGGCAGGTACGACCAATATGCGACGATGATGGTTGGTTTCACACTCGTGATCGTGGTGAATGGCAGCAAGGCGAGCTACACATTATCGGGCGGCTGGATAACCTGTTTTTCAGTGGTGGTGAGGGGATTCAGCCGGAGGATATCGAGCGGGTTTTATTGCAGTATCCCGGCGTGCAGCAAGCCTTTGTTGTCCCTATCACTGACAGTGAATTCGGTCACCGGCCAGTGGCGGTAATTGATGCCGATGAAACCGTGGATGATATGGCCTTGGCGGATTGGCTAGCGCCGCGATTGGCGGTGTTTCAGCGCCCAGTGGCGTTTTATCGTCTGCCGGAGGCGCTGAAGGGGGGAGGGATTAAGGTGTCGAGGCGGGGGGTGGTTGATTTTGTGGCTGGATCTGGTTTCGGTTGATAT comes from Yersinia bercovieri ATCC 43970 and encodes:
- the menE gene encoding o-succinylbenzoate--CoA ligase; protein product: MAQLNDWPWQSVSPWRHWANLRPQGIAIRAGSQPISWQQLAAEIDDRAATFQQQGVSCGSGVVVRGKNSYSLLLAYLAALQCGARVLPLNPQLPEVLLAQLLPQLNIDFMLNLAAPLSAHLAFTPLALSTDSAAAQSRANPVAWDNQRLATMTLTSGSSGLPKAALHSAAAHLASADGVLQLMDFTPTDSWLLSLPLFHVSGQGIVWRWLSIGATLVLPEGVPLAAALSGCSHASLVPTQLWRLLASEGAALTLKEVLLGGAMIPTELTQQAEARGIRCWCGYGLTEAASTVCAKRADGLPGVGAALARREVKLVENEVWVRADCLAAGYWQQGQVRPICDDDGWFHTRDRGEWQQGELHIIGRLDNLFFSGGEGIQPEDIERVLLQYPGVQQAFVVPITDSEFGHRPVAVIDADETVDDMALADWLAPRLAVFQRPVAFYRLPEALKGGGIKVSRRGVVDFVAGSGFG